The DNA segment TATTCGCACCCTGGACCACAGCGCGACCTTCACTCGACGAGCGTGTGGAATGGTTGGCCAGCTGGCACTTCGTCGGTCGAGCCGGGCCGATGCGGGgttaataaaaatcaaatcattCCCATCGGCCGAATGAGGATATGGATCGGGTTTTAGGGCTGACAGACCCCACCAAGACCACACGCGGGACCACGAACCGGACTACATCTCATTTCATGGTTCGTTCGCAAGAATGCTTTGTTGGTGCGtgattttttgctgttgctattGTAGTAGTTGCTTCTTTTTGGttcgatcgtttgtttgttctttcaGTCAAACTCCACCAACACCGCAAAACGCATCCGGCACTGCGTCCGAAAGCGAGCGTGCAAGAGGGTGTGCTGTAAAAATGTCCAGCCTGCCCCTCCCAAGCCGTCCACCTCGTTTGTACGAGTCCGATCGTGTAATGATCGATTGAGTGGTAAAATAATGGACCGCTTTGCTCCCTTCTGCTGCTTTTCGTTGTTCAGCCCCTTTCGCAGCAGCCGACCTGACGTCACACGTCAACGGTATCTCGTATGACACTGCCTTCCCCCTCCCTTCAAACCCCGTTCGTTACATGCTCCAGCTGCATACGCGGTAGTGTTTCGGTTTAGCTTCCTTCGTCGGTTCGGAGCACCGTGCAGCATCTGGGCATGTTGGACACTATTACGATTACTAGACAAGCTCTCTTACTCTCACGCGCATTGCTCTATCTCCTTCGGCGATGTGACGATCAAGCGAcgtgcgctctctctctctctctgtctccctcTCTTACTCTTGTTTCTTGGAATCTCCTGCTAAGATCAACGGTGCCGTACGATTGTGCCGGCAAGAACGCAAGGTTTGAAGAGCTTGTGGCTCGGTTCGCACGTTTAGCGCAAAGGTTTAGAGAAGGCGAATGAAACGGCGCTAGCGAACCGTTGAGAGTGAAAGGGAAGTTTGTCGCTTGGTTTGAGGAATCGGTGACGACGGTGGTGACGGCGGCAAAACGGAGGACTCgaggaacaacaacaaaatccacTACCCGAAGCCCCACGGACATCGGCTGGGCAGAAAGCGCGCGTACCAACGCACGGGTGGAGTTGACTATAAAAGCGGTCAGCACAAATCAGTTAGATATCATTCGCAGTTCAGAACTCGTCCTAGTTGCAAAGCAAAGCTTGCTAAAAACAACCTAACAACCCAATCTAAAATGGCTTTCTTCAAAGTGAGTTTCATTGTGGTGCAGTTTTGCGGAGGGAGAACGCTTTGGGCGGTTCTGCTAACCGACCAAGCAGCTGTTGTACTTGGTGCAAGCAAAGTGTCCTGTGGGAAGAGTCTTGAAGTGTTCTAATCTCTCCACCATGTTCTCGTCTCCTTACCAATTGCAGTCGCTTGTGTGCCTGGCTGTGCTCGGAGTTGCCGCCGCCGGTGTGGTTCCGCTCGCCACTGAATACCAGGGAGACTACTACGTGAGTAATTCGTTTTTAGGGCAACTTTAGAGATCAGTGATTGTGACAGATGGTGTGACTTTAAAGGATAATCTGAAAGTTTTGGATTAGTGTCTCGATTCATGCTTGGTAAATTCTTACTTATTTATGTGTAAAGATTAAATTactgttttgaaaatttcttgcaaaattattagtttttttttgcaaaaaaagtgGATAGTATAACATAACCCCTAAAAAGgctcattgatttttttaacagAATCTTGATTTTAAGAATTGGCTTAGAAGAATTttaaggttcgtcgcttgaagtcttttgttaaaataccaaataatcctcaaagttttacaaaaagaaaacacttgCGCTTATTGAAAAGCAGGTTGTACTTCATTAGCACAAGCAAAAAGGGTTGCaagaattcaaacaaaaccttcAGCCATGTAGTTGTAGactcacacaacaacacagctTAACGCTAATGCATAACAAATCCTTTAAAAGGTGACATCAAAACGATTCCTAATGAATGGTTGCATCTCTTGATCACTCATCTGCCACTTTTGGCGACGTCGCTGAACGTTCAATTGCGCCTACTGCAACCAAGTCAGGCACAAACGCGTAACCAAGTGACCGTGATCGCGTTTTCTATCTAGTTGATCAATCCATTTGATCGATGCATTAGCAAAGGTGGGTGAAAATACACCCCGATAACGATCAGATGGCTGCCGGTGCCAAGAGGTCAACGAAGCTTGCCTGATGGTTAAAAGCGAgtgttacatttttattgatcgCCATACGATCGCTTACTAATGGGTTGTTGAAATTTATCTTTCGATCTTTCTTGAAAGGTGCGATCGTTAAATTTAGCAGAAAATGCTACCGAAATTTGATCGGGCTCGATAACAAACGCATCTCACTCATTCCATTCGAAAGATAATATGCTAATGAGTGAATATGTTAGTCACACCTCACCCATCGGTAGCTACTGCAACATGGTTACGGCGGCATGGTTTGCAACGGAAACCGTAGGCCCATGCGCACCGTGAAGGACACCGATCGGACCGATCATTAACCATTCGTTTCCGGTTGCGCTTCTTTGCAGGCTCACCCCAAATACTCCTACAACTATGGTGTTCACGATAGTTTGACCGGAGATGTCAAGTCGCAGGTCGAGAGCCGCGACGGTGATGTCGTGAAGGGCCAGTACTCCCTCGTCGAGCCGGACGGTTCCGTGCGCACCGTCGACTACACCGCCGATGATGTGAACGGATTCAACGCCGTCGTCAGCAAGTCGGCCCCGTCTGTCCACGCCAAGACCGTTGTGGCCCATGCCGCCCCGGCCGTCGTTGCCCACGCCGCCCCGGCCGTCTACGCCTCGCACGCCGCCCCGGCCGTCTATGCTTCCCATGCTGCCCCGGCCGTCTACGCTAGCCACGCTGCCCCGGCCGTCTACGCCGCCCCGGCTGTCGTCGCCAAGACCGTCGTCTCGCACGCTGCCCCAGCTGTGTACGCCAGCCACGCTGCCCCGGCTGTGTACGCTAGCCACGCCGCCCCGGCCGTCTACGCCTCGCACGCCTATGCTCCGGCTCACGGAACCGTCGAGTACCACGGCAAGGCCGCCGCCCCTCTGGCTTACTACCACTAAGCGCTACCCTCGCTTCGCTCGATGAAAATCGACCGCGTCTAAACTAAAGCTGCCCACTCCCAGGGAGGACTCTACGTGGCCCGGGTGCTCCCCATACCTGCCTGTGCCTGACTTCACTGCCAACAGTGTGGATATTTATTTCATCCTCCCTATCGTAGCTGTATCCATCCTTCCGCTCTGGAACGTCCTTGCTCGGGCCGCCCTGCCCGGGAGCGTAGCTTTAGCGATCCATCATCACCTACTATCCTTCAAAACGGCCACCGCTTACGGAAGAATACCAGCCCGGAACATCACTCCACCAGATCGTGTGCCTGTATATAGTTCATGATCATCGAGCTCTCGCTTTCTGTGCTCGTCTGCGGTGTGTTGATGCCGCGTGGT comes from the Anopheles coluzzii chromosome 2, AcolN3, whole genome shotgun sequence genome and includes:
- the LOC120950169 gene encoding cuticle protein 8; its protein translation is MAFFKSLVCLAVLGVAAAGVVPLATEYQGDYYAHPKYSYNYGVHDSLTGDVKSQVESRDGDVVKGQYSLVEPDGSVRTVDYTADDVNGFNAVVSKSAPSVHAKTVVAHAAPAVVAHAAPAVYASHAAPAVYASHAAPAVYASHAAPAVYAAPAVVAKTVVSHAAPAVYASHAAPAVYASHAAPAVYASHAYAPAHGTVEYHGKAAAPLAYYH